CCTTCTGATGTCTCTATTCGTCCTCCCACTTTCATGGAGTCTGAAGCTTCAATTCTCAGAGCTTTTATGGATCCTCCAATATCTATATCTTTCACTTTTACGTAACCATTAATTTCAGCAGTTCCTCCAGCAGCAAGTTTTCCAGATATGTTTAATGCTCCTCCCACAACTACCTTTCCCCCAACATCGATTTCTTCACCTTCAGCATTTCCCGTTATTTCAATGGATCCCCCAACCTCTATTTTTGTGAATTTTAAATCTCCATCAACTTTTAGGGATCCCCCAACATCTATGCTTCCACCTTCACATTTGTTGGAGAGTTTTACACTGCCACCAACATCTATCTTATTGAATTTGAGGGAGTTTTTTGATTCGAAGCTTCCCCCAACACTTATTTTACCTTTAATTTCACCACCATTAATTTCAACTTTACCGCCAACATCTATATCTTCAATGTTCACCTCACCTTCAATTTTAACAGTTCCTCCAGCAGATATCTTCTTCACTTCCACAGGTCCCTTCCCCTTGAATGATCCTCCAACTTTAATTATTGACCCCTTCAACTTCCCTTCAACTTCTATTGCTCCACCCACCTCTATTGTTTCCATTTCCACGTTTCCATTTGCTTTGAATGATCCTCCAACATTTACATTTATGGTTTTGGTATTTCCATTGATTTCTAGGCTTCCACCTACATTGGCTTTTTCAACATTGAAGTCTCTCCCCACAGTCACTCTTTCATCTACATCTAGTGTTTTTGCTGTTATGTTTCCAGTGACGTGTAGTCTGCCCCTCCTAATTTTCACATTGTTTACTGATAAGTCTCCTTCAATGGTTATATCGCCATCACGTCCATTCAGTGATTCAGCTGTTAAACCGCATTTGAATTGGCAATCCCCCCTATAATTCACCATACCTGAAACTTTTATGCTCTCCAATCCATTTTCAGCTTTTATTGTTGCACCTTCCCCCACATTGAGATCTCCATCAACTAACCCTAAGGTTGCAGTTGAATAGCTTGGTATTGATACCACTTTACGCACGGCTGATCGTTAAATAATTATCTTGAGATTTCCATTTAAATTTGAGGCACATTTTGAGCTCACATATTGTGAGCATAATTGCTTAGTCCTGGTAAATTTATGCTTATTAAAGGTTTATATATCCATCATTTATTCTCTTTTTGAGGGGGGGAGGGGTTGAGCTTTAAAGCCTTCACTTCACTGGCCATATTCGTTGTGACGTTATATTTGATGATAAAGAGGCCTAAGGGT
This Candidatus Methanomethylicota archaeon DNA region includes the following protein-coding sequences:
- a CDS encoding FapA family protein; protein product: MRKVVSIPSYSTATLGLVDGDLNVGEGATIKAENGLESIKVSGMVNYRGDCQFKCGLTAESLNGRDGDITIEGDLSVNNVKIRRGRLHVTGNITAKTLDVDERVTVGRDFNVEKANVGGSLEINGNTKTINVNVGGSFKANGNVEMETIEVGGAIEVEGKLKGSIIKVGGSFKGKGPVEVKKISAGGTVKIEGEVNIEDIDVGGKVEINGGEIKGKISVGGSFESKNSLKFNKIDVGGSVKLSNKCEGGSIDVGGSLKVDGDLKFTKIEVGGSIEITGNAEGEEIDVGGKVVVGGALNISGKLAAGGTAEINGYVKVKDIDIGGSIKALRIEASDSMKVGGRIETSEG